Part of the Ictalurus punctatus breed USDA103 chromosome 9, Coco_2.0, whole genome shotgun sequence genome is shown below.
TGGTCAAACGTAAGCAGAAACAAATTAAGAAGTTATTTTTAAGTTAtcagtttatttgatttaaagaCCTTACTGTTTGCTGTTTGTTCACTATATAATTGttcatatttatctttttactGATATACTGTTGTTTTCAGTGTTTAGGTTTGTAGTATTTGTTTGGTTTAGAACACCATATATAGATTAATTACATGTATTAGTTGCCCTTTAGTGTCTGAATAGTGTTTCTGTTCCATatttgtttttccccctctagGATCCATTTGTCTTTGAGCCTCACTGCTTTTTTAGAGTGGATGCCTTTGCATTCTTCATCACATGGAAAAGTGAAGGAAAGGTATTAGCACTCCTGTTAGACTAACACAGTACTGCATAGTAATTTCTCTGGACTGCAGAACCAACTAATGTGTGAACTTAATGCTGTTGTGTACTGCTTCTTGCTTTCCCATTATATATTGATGGTTTATTATTTCACCCAAAGGAAGGTCAGGTTCTGGAGTGCTCCTTAATCAACAGTATACGGAACGCAAATGTACCTAAGGTAAAGTCATTAATGTGTCTGACTATGCACTCAAAAATATAGATTAAATAAAAGTTTCAGCACATTTCTTTTGGTTTGTATTCTGGTATGGCACAAAGTATCTATGTTCGTGGTGTCAAGCCCATTTTCAGTAACGGGCCACATTACACATAGTCCAATGTTTAATCGACTGGACAAAAAAAGTTTAGTGTCCATTATACAACATTTAGTTGTGGTCCATTTGCAGttgggtccataagtatttggacagcaacacatttttttgtacttttacctctgtacaccaccacaatggatttgaaatggcGCAATCAAGGTGTGATATTGAAGTCCCTACATTTTCATAGGCagaaaagtaattggacaatggattaataagcagtttcatggccagatTTCATGGCTAATTAAGGAGATAAatgtctggagttgattccaagtgttgattttgcatttggtagctgttcatgggaacttccaatatgcagtccaaagaggtgtcgatgGAAGTGAAGGAGGctatcattaggctgaaaaaccaaaacagacctatcaTAGAGATTGCGGAAACTTTAGgaatggccaaatcaacaatttggtacattcttaaaaagatgGAATGCACTGGCGAGCTCAGCAATGCTAAAGACTATGGAAGATgactaaagtggatgatcacagaattctttcctagatgaagaaaaaccccttcacaacatctagccaagtcaagaacacttgAGCAAGTAGgcgtatcattgtcaaagtctacaatcaagagacgccttcataaatgtaaatacagatggtttacctcaagatgtaAACCACTGGTATCACTCAataacagaaaggccagattaaaCTTTGCTTGAAAACAAGCAAagttttttgctttaaaaaagcCTGCCCAGTTCTGAAACAAGATTCTTTGGACAGATAAAACCAAGATTAagttgtaccagaatgatgggaagagaagagtatggagaaggaaggaagggctcatgatccaaagcatatcaTCTGTTGAGCCTGGTGAAGGCAGtattatggcatgggcatgtatcaCTGCCAATGGATCTGGGTCATTGGTGTTTATTGAtatgactgctgatagaagtagtatagtgtatagagctatactttctgctcagattccgTCAAATACTGCAAAACTGAAAGGACAttgcttcacagtacagatggacaATGACCAAAAACATATCCGAAAAGCAACCCCAGAGCtacttaaggcaaagaaatggaaTGTTCTTAAATAGCCGAGTCAATGACCcgacctcaacccaactgagcatgcttttcacttgctgaagacaaaaccgaaggcagaaagacaaacaaacaagcagcaactgaaggcagctgcagtaaatgtctggcaaagcatctcaagggaggaaactctgCATTtaatgtccatgggttccagacttcaggcagtgaCTGACTGCAAAAGATTTGCCACCAAGTATTAAAAGTTTGtccgattacttttgagcctgtgaaaatggagggctctgcaaaaaaaatggctgtaattcataaatatttaatgcaatattttattaaacatctgGAATTAAAGCgaaaagtctacacttcaataaCATATTGATTTGTGTCATTTGAAATCCACTATAGtagtgtacagaggcaaaattatggAAATTGTGGCAccgtccaaatacttatggacccgacTGTCGTATAGCAGCTCtggtacatttcactgtttgtatcactccGCTTGTCTATGTTCAATTCTAGCAATAGTTCCTTGCATTGAAACTACATTGTTAATAAACTTACTATgggctgtcagtcagtctgtgtgtTGCATGGCAACATGCAATGTTCTATCCAGCTGTGGTTTATTtgggaactttttttttgctggtggagtgaacaaaatatttgaaaatactGTACCTGAAATGTCAGCTACtccatattaatttcttgtttgtagaactgttatataaaagcaatatcacacttaCAATTATGTtctactgaatatcagcatggctgtAATTATGGCCTGTGGCCTTGTGCTTACAGCCGAATCACATACATGGTGATCTTCatgactattacacatcttgctcttggagtgatctttgttggttgaccactccttgggagggtaacaatggtcttaaatttcctccatttgtacacagtctgtctgactgtggattgttGGAGTCCAAATGCTTTAGAGATAGTTTTATAACCTTTTatagcctgatgagcatcaacaactcttttacTGGTCCTTAGGTCCTCAGTAATCGCCTTTGTTCTTGctatgatacacttccacaaacatgtgttgtgaagatcagactttgtgtgtgtgtatgtgtgtgtgtgtgtgtgtgtgtgtgtgtgtgtatatatatatatatatatatatatatatatatatatatatatatatatatatatatatatatatatatatattatgtatatgtatgtgtgtgtatatatatatatatatatatatatatatatatattatgtatatgtatgtgtgtgtatatatatatatatatattattttacttacacacttttacttattatttattacacacacacacacacacacacacacacacatacatatatatatatatatatatatatatatatatatatatatatatatatatatatatatatatatatatgcatacatacatacatacatacatacatacataaagtGTGTGTGCTGGCTCTATTTTGCTCCCTTGTGCATAGTGGAATAGAGACTAATGGAATAGAGAACAGAGACTCTTTTTGCAATACTTTCGCTTCAGTTAAAGTGCTTTGGGTGCAGAAAAGACATCGGGACAATAGGAAGGCATTGTGTACAAATAATAAATCGACAGAGTTTGACATTCTTCACATATATACAAATCCTACATATTCACAAAAACACGGTCCAAAGACAACCTCTCAGAGATATCCAAAGCAAGTAAGAGGTGAGATATGAAATACGATGTATATGAATATGAAGGAATTCTGTcctgttattcattcatttgaagAGGCAAGGCCCTTTGGGAAGTGGCATTGTGGAGTCTGATGGAAGCTGGCACAGATTATAAATGATTAGAACCTTTTTTGAGACTGTAATGGCCTGTAGGATATATGCTTGATATCCCTGATctaaatcattattttttttatttcatatatttacTGCATTGTAATTATAAAATTTTCCTTAGCACAACATGATGTGTGTTCTGCCTTTGTAGGATCCAAAAATTCTGTCAGCAATCGAGACCACAGGGAAGTCTGAGAGTGACTTGGAGGGCAGGATCATCTGCATATGCAGTGGCACCGACTTGGTTAACCTTAGCTCCATGTACATAGTGGCACCTACCATTATCATTGCAAAGGTAACCTAACCACTCACAGAAAGTCATAAAATCCATCCTGAGGTAATCTGTTTACCCCGGTACACTTGAGAATCATTTTTGAGGAAGGAAGAGTACTTGACTGGAGTACCAGTACATTTAAAGACCTCACACTTAAGCACTATAAGTGGCATCATCTCTCTTCTGGTATTTTGAGTAAAAATAGCTTCCTCATGAAACTATTATTCAGAATGATGAGATGGAGGAAATGGgggaagaaaacaagaaaaaatatCTCGGTCTAGAAATGTTTGTGGcatcatttattatatatatcaaAGCAGCCTATCAAGCCttgaaatataaatacaatttttacaGTTCTCATAAAACTCAAAAAGGAGATCTGAAATGGAAAACTCATCTGCCtggaatatatattatttttaactttCTAATAAACGATATTGAAAatgtaaatcaataaataaataataagtgttCTGTATATTTAAACATCTAGGATATTCTGTGAATTATGTGGCAATTTTGACCCAATAtttctttgtgtttatttgtctgCGTGTCTGGTTGGTTGGTTATTTATTTGCGTATTTGTTTGTCTGCCATTTTCACTGCACTACTGCACTTGCTGGAGAAGTTTTCTCTTGCCATACGCTAATTTTAGCTATATATTTCCACTCTGCCTCTGTTCACAGCAATGGACTGACAGCTTACGGTTACTGATCCACAACACCCGTGCAAACAATGTGTGCCCGATGACCTGTCTCAAGAAACAGTGAGTACCAGACTGCCACTGGCAAACATAGCAAACAAAGTAATTAAGTCACCAAAACAATTTTTGAGAATGAAATGTATTGCATGatgtaattataattttataaacGTGCAACGCATTTAAAGTCATGATTTCACACTCAGCTCTGTATCAAACATTATCACATGTGATTCTGACACTTCTAATTATTTGCTCACATGGTTTTTGGATTGTTATTTAATGACTTTGTTCTCACGGTAGCTGGATGAAGCTGTCATCTTTGACCAACGTGAGCGGTAAAATCCCAGTGAGAAGGTACACACGCACAACTATTTGACTAATGTGATTTCTACTTCAAATAAATGAGTCATGCATAGCGAGCGTCCTGCTGCTTGTGAAGTGGTCATACTGAGAAGCGTCAGTGTGATTTGTCCAGAGTTGTGCTTATTTGAACGTCCAGCAAAGTTATTTTCAGATGtaatagcacttttttttttcccctctacaGCATAACAAGAACTTTTGCTTCTGGCAAAACTGAGAAGGTTATATTCCAGGCACTAAAAGACCTTGGTCTGCCTAGTGGAAAGGTGAAGTGGAAAATTGTTCACTAAAATGCTATTTGCTGGGTTTTTAATCATGATCTACTCAGACTGATTTTCAGACAGGATTAATTAACATGAAACCTGTTATAACTAGATCAGTTTAACCTATTTTCCAGACCAAACTagacacgtgtgtgtgcgtgtgtatgtgtgtatgtatatatatatatatatatatatatatatatatatatatatatatatatatatatatatatatataaagcttctaccttttttttcttcatgttttctTACAGAATGATGAAATTGAGCCTGATATTTTCACCTTTGACAAGTTTTACTCCCTCACTCAGAAGATTTGCCCCAGAACTGACATTGAAGCACTGTTTAAGAAACTGTGAGTAGGCCAAAATTTAAAGTCCACTCAAATGAGCTGTACTGTAGTCCGGACATATTTGCAATTCATGTTACTTAAAGAACAGGCTTCAGTTTGcatatgtttttaattaatcaaAGGGGCAATGTAGATAACCAAATGCCTTTTATTGTTACAAAAATCTTCAATAACTCACATCACATTCTCTGCCTCAAgagttttaaatattaacttgtaacaattaaacaaaaggttgggggggggggggggggagtgtgtTAAGCAAAGGGTTTtgaggtgtttttctttttttcttttttcttttcatattcataAGCAGgaatgatgtttgtgttttattgtgtaaTTTATTGTCTCTGATATCTTTTCAGCTGTGGAGATATGAGCGATTATTTAAACATAGACCAGTTAGTCAGCTTTTTGAATGAAGTAAGAGGCTTTCACACATTAACTTACTCCCACCTTGGCTTCCTTTTTCATAAGTTGTTAAATCACACTCTTCCACTTTGCTtccttctttaaaataaataaataaatgttgctaTTCTGACACAAATGTACCCTTTTGACACTGTTGACTGATTTCTGAACGTTTTCTCTGACACATTCTTACACTTTTTAAAGCACATTCTGTACATATAAAGCatacctttttattttatctttcatGTGGTGTGATTGATGTGGttccattttaaaatggcaTTATTATAGATATTCACAGCCAGCCTGAATCTCTGTAGCCACtccagtaaaaacaaaaacccttatTTCCACACAGAACCAACGGGACCCTCGACTTAATGAGATACTTTTTCCATTTTATGACCCCGAACGTGCAAGGCAAATCATAGAAACCTACGAGACTGACGAGAAGCTTAGAATGAAAGGTAAAGGATGGTATAAATCGTGTACAGTAAGTACATGCGAGGCTTTTTTCCAGCTTAATAATTAATCTTTGGCATTATTGAGTGTAACTTGATAACTGAGTTCCAGATAGTAGTTGAGCAATCATTTTTATCTCTTCCCTTGTGAAGTTCATTAGCACTCATTAAACAGTAGACCACTGTTGAGTAGATCTCCCTTGATATTTCTTTATCTCGTTATCCTAGTAACGTTTTTGGTACACACAAACTAAACTCTCTGGTCTTTAGGAGTGATGTCTTGTGATGGGTTTTGTCGGTACCTGATGTCTGATGAGAACGCACCAGTGTTTCTTGACCGACTGGAGCTCTATCAGGAGATGGACCACCCACTTTCACATTACTTCATCAGCTCCTCCCACAACACGTACCTGACTGGCAGGCAGTTTGGAGGGAAATCTTCTGTGGAGATGTACCGGCAGGTCCTGCTCTCCGGCTGCAGGTGCACGATCATATATGAAATTCACTGTCTGCCTCCAAAACTAGGGCTGGGCGTTGTGCCAAAAATATCATATAACATATCATATAAGATATTTTTATGATACACAGTTATGTATCTCAATACATAGATTTTCTAACAGCCAGTAAAACagtgttgcattaaaaaaatatttatagctgtatttttcttttgtaattttaatgttttaaaaatgagtcTAAATTTTACCATCAATATCAACTGCTTCAAATCAGTTTATGTAATGTTTGCTAAAATATCATCACAATACTGTACATGACGGATCATAGAAAAGTGTAATGTATTGCAATTTGTCACAAtattgacattattattattattattagtagtagtagtagtagtatttaatAATATCTATATCATATTGTCATATTGCTCAGTCCTTTTACAAACATTGAAATTCAGTTTCTGTGCccaaatattataatattgcaCAATTCAGATCAGCAGagtaatgttaatgtttcaatttatttttaaacatttgtgtCAGATACCTACAGTACATTATCAACTAAAATATTCGAAATAGCCTATGATTCATTTCATGGACAAATTTAAACGGAATAATTGGATTTTAAATAATCCACaaaatttgttttgatttatttaaacttttgcAAGAGTAGCATGAACAAGTACTGGCTTGTGTAATTCTTCATTTTGAAAGGCTTGTTTTACAGAGAACATTAGGCCTTCAATCTAACGGaaataaactgatttatttaaagaagCTAACCTATTACTTGTAATCACTTGTAAACAACTTCCCTCTGAGTGTTTTTAACCTGTAATAATTCTGGGGTCAGAATGTTTTAGATTTGCCACAGCCAAGTATGCTTCTTATATCTGAAATAAAATCAACCATTAAATGAAACAGTATATTGGAATGAAAAATGTTCAGTGCATGGTCTGTATTGGTCCACCAATGATACAGACCTTTTATAAGACAGTGTTTagatatttaatcatttattaatttggtTGCAGTCATTAAACAGATGTCAGCATTTGGGAGGTACTGCACCTCAAAGGGAACCAGTGCACATATTGAACTGCTTCTCTTTTCACTGCAGGTGTGTGGAGCTGGACTGCTGGGATGGAAAGGGAGAGGACCAAGAACCCATTATTACTCATGGCAAGGCCATGTGCACAGATGTGCTTTTCAAGGTGAATAGCTACGTATTCAAGTGATTATTTAcgatattgcttttttttttaatagtacaGAAAATCACATAAGTGCTTGTCATAGATTCTTTGAAAGACTATGATTGTCAATTTTGGAACTACGTTCTAATTCAAAACATATGAAATGCTTTTTCCAGGAGGTCATTCAGGCCATCAAAGAAACTGCATTTGTGTCTTCCGAATACTCTGTGATTCTCtcctttgagaaccactgctcgtACGTATATGTTTTATGTCTAAAAATAAAGagatcagaaaagcatctccgcgGTTCTGCGGACAGAAATGGCCGGTTGATGAGCAAAGTCCAGTTGAGGTGATATTGTAGTCTGAAGCCTTAGAAATAGAACCCAGTTTGGTCTTCTGTTGTGGTAGCCCATCTGTCTCAAGGTTCAACCTGTACCTGGATGCTGATCAAGgcagttgtaaagagtagttataggagttactgtagccttccttcagctctgacctttctcatcaTCAAGGTGTTTTTGCCCTCAGAATTGCCTCTCActggatgttgtttttttttttttttttttttttttttgcaccattctttgtaaactctagagactgttgtgtgtgaaaatcccaggagatcagcagtttctgaaatactcaaaccagcctgtctgccAATGAACATAAGGTCAAACTCACGGAGATCAAATTTTTCTGCATTTCTACCTGATGTTTGAGCATTAACTGAATCTGcataatgcattatttttttgtgttgtgttgcactactgctacatgattggctgattagatgaTTGCAAGAATAATCAGTAGTGCAGGAGTGTATATCtcaatgtatttacatttagataaagatatttgtgtatatatttgtatgtcCACATTCATACCTGAAACACACTTTTGAAATTTATTTACTATGTTtgatttataaaacattttttcattcaTGTTTTATAGGAGGCATCAACAGTATAAGTTGGCCCGATACTGTGAGGACATTTTTGGAGATTTGCTCCTCAAGCAACCTTTAGAAGATTTCCCAGTATGTGTTTTAATGAAGCGTGATGATTTGTAATTATGTTTAATGGCCTTCTTtagaaaagggttttttttttttgtttttttgttttttttaaaccatttagaTGGTGCCTGGACAGTCTTTGCCTTCACCGAATGttcttaaaggaaaaatcctcATTAAGAACAGAAGATTAAAACCTGAAGTTGAAAAGAGTATGTGCCTATTTTTTGTTGGAAAAATGCACTACatgatgtaataaataataatcaattatttattaaCGCACATTCATATTGTAGCTATCTagaacatttttgctttttagcTGATGTTTTGCAATGATCTTTCTAGTGACGTAAGTATGATTTGCTGTTTGGTAGAGCAACTGGATCACTTCAGGAAGCATATGGAAGCTGGAGAGACAAACACTATTATGTCAGAGGATGAGAATGAGGAAGATCCTGGCTCTGGTGGGAAAGTGCTGGTTCTCCAGCTGTTTAAATGCatagcacacactctcattatAAAGTACACTTGGCCATTCCTAGATGCTGTAAGACCATTTGCTTAAATGTAATTTGCTGAAATATAATGGTATGTTAAAATGTTAAGCCTCCCTGTTGGTTTCCTTTGAGAACAAAGAAGCCTCCTGTGTAGtgctaatgaataaatgtatttgatgGCTTCATTTGATGGAGAAAATATTTCTGCTATCTTTTTATGTGTGTAGCAGAGCTTGCGGATGAGGCTCACCCAGAACGGATATGTGGAAGCCTCGTCATTAACCAGACGAATAATAGTGAAGGAAATATGCTTGGGGCAAGAAAGGTTGTCCTGCATTTCTTTTGTAtatggggttttgttttgtttttttcaatttgtGCCAACTTCAATTTTTCATTTgagtcaactttttttttttttttttttttttttttttttttttacaaataatgcCCAAAGTTATTCTATACAGTAAACAGTactcaaaataattcaaaatttCCACTTGAACATTGTCATTGTCTACTATAATACTTTCGCACTGTCAGTTCAACATCTTTTATCAATGCTAACAAACTGGAAACACTCAGATAAGATCTTGACTCTCTATACTCACTCTGCTTTCAAGCCTGTCTGTTGAAATATCAACATTAATAGGGTTTAATGTGCACTGAAGGCCAAATTcactttgtttgtgtttcttgttTCATTTTCCTTGTTATGTCAAAGATCAGCatgcttttgtttcatttttgacatttaattcatttatgcCTCTTGCTACTGAATCTGAATTCCATTCTCTCCATGCAGGCTGGTGAAACAAATGTGGCTGATGAGCAAGCTTTGATCCAGTCTTACACATATGTTGCAGCAACCACTAATATTCACCCCTACCTGTCCAGCATTATAAACTATGCTCAGGCTGTGAAATTCCTAGGATTTGACGAAGCTGAAGGCAAGATTTTGCATTATTATATAGTAGGAATTTATGCCatgttatctctctctctctctcgctctctctctcgctctctctctctctccctctctctctctctctctctctctctctctctctctctctctctctctctctctctctctctgtgcatgtgtgtgtgtaattagtaTTAAATTAGTATTAAATACAATATAGTATTCACATTGTGTCGTGTTGAAACCTGAAATTAAAATTATAACTTAATGTGTCTAACATTTAAAGGTGCAAAACATTATTACCTCCTTTGTGGTCAGCTTTGCATATCTGGATCCTGATATTCCTGCCCATTCATTTAGGTTAATTTAGGCAAGCTTGCTGAACACATTCAGATTCTTGGTTCTGAATCATTCTAGAGTAGTTTTGATAGTTTGGTTTGTGTTATTGTCCTGTTTGAAGGTGAACATATGAGCCAGTCTCAAGTCTCTTGCTggactggaacaggttttcttCTAGGACTACCTGGTATTTGGCTGTATCCATTTGCCCATCAACCCTGACCAGTTTCCTAGTTCCTGTGGATAAAAAGTACTCTGAATATTATGCTACTATCACTATGCTTCACAGcggatggtgttctcagggtgataaGTAGTGTTTCTGCCAACTGTAGCACTTGGTGCCAAGGACAAAAAGTTCAGTTTTCATCTTTTGAGACCAGAAAAccttttccacatattttctaGGTCTCCAGCATGCCTTTTGGCATAGCAGCTAATttctttatataattatataaagcCCAGCTTCAGAGTTACTCTTGGTTACTTCTCTGACGAATTACAGCTTTACCTATTCACTGATGTTTGAGGAATGACAcaattatgcattttaaaataattttgtacCTTAAGGgtttagaatattttttttatatagccAAACCCTGATTGATACTTTTACAGAACATTGCAAAGtacttgttttgatagctctGCAGCTTATCTAGGACAATCTCTGGCATCTGTCATGagcaggtgtatttatattgagatcacgcAGCACTTTAATTGCACTCAGTTGGATTTCATTAAACAAATGATATAACTTCTGATGGAAATTAGTATatgttaataatatataatcaaTGTTCTAAACATTCAAGATAAATTTAAGTAGTGAAGTTAATATGCAGTAAAGttaaatatacacatttattacaGGTACATGTATCATTTATCACAAGTATTACAGAAAACAAATAGTTTTTCTTATAATTAAATAGTTTTCCCAAACAAGGAGATTTCATTTAGAACTTACGAGAACAGCCAAGTGCTCATTTTCAGTTTGAAGGGAAGCCTCCTGGTTAAAGCTCCCTCATGAAGCTGGTATAGAAGATGCCAAAATGTGTGCAAAGCTTCCTTAGGAATATTGTTAAGAATAaatggtttttatttgtttaacacacttattagtattaatattgtACCCTAAAGCTATACTTGTTCATATCTGTTTCTGCAGAGAAGAACATCCACCACAACATGTCTTCCTTCAACGAGTCAGTAGGATTGGGATACTTACGGACCAACGCTATTGAATTTGTCAAGTATCCTTGCCATCCTCAAATGATCATCATGGAGTAGCAATTTGTGGAAATTGTGGTTTCAAGGGTATAATGAAaaccatttttaattaaacctCTTAAGCCAAAATAGACAGTCCCCCACACCACAAGAGTTGGACAGCCACTGGTCAGCTGGATGTATTTATTTCAGAACTcacttttctgttctgtttagCAAGAGACAGCTTTGAGAATATTTCCTAAACATCCTTAATCACACTCTAAATTTCCCCTGTAAAAAACAGTAAACAACTGGCAGCAGAGGTGTCAAATGTTTTACTGTTGCCAAAGTCTACAGTACAGACTTGAGGGGGAGATTCCTTTTATTGTAATGCTGGCCAATAAGTTCCCTGCTGTGAACTGTGGTATATCTCACATAGACCACTATGGTACTAGATTGATGGCCACAGACATGACAAGAAAACATAATTGAAAATCAATCCTGACTATAATTGGCTCAACAAAAAGTCAGTTGTCAGTAGGCTAGTACTTAGAATGTTCAGCAGCATGATGAGCTTTTCAGTGACTGATTAATTGAATAACTGATAATTAAATACAACTGCTACTCACCAAATAAATAGTCAAATTGAGACGGATAACGAAAAAAGGATCCCTCTCACTTGTTCAATTTTGgtcaggtgtgttttttttcttctttaatgcAGTACATACTGCAAAATACTGTTATTTACGATATTTGGGTGTTTAATTAGCGTAAATTGTTGCGTTTGAGAAAAACATGATAGTTCTGTTAGAAAACTATCATTTTCTATGTAATTTAACAG
Proteins encoded:
- the LOC108270308 gene encoding 1-phosphatidylinositol 4,5-bisphosphate phosphodiesterase beta-4 isoform X3, with the translated sequence MAKAYEFNWKRPVPHFMQEGEYFDRFDEDPFVFEPHCFFRVDAFAFFITWKSEGKEGQVLECSLINSIRNANVPKDPKILSAIETTGKSESDLEGRIICICSGTDLVNLSSMYIVAPTIIIAKQWTDSLRLLIHNTRANNVCPMTCLKKHWMKLSSLTNVSGKIPVRSITRTFASGKTEKVIFQALKDLGLPSGKNDEIEPDIFTFDKFYSLTQKICPRTDIEALFKKLCGDMSDYLNIDQLVSFLNENQRDPRLNEILFPFYDPERARQIIETYETDEKLRMKGVMSCDGFCRYLMSDENAPVFLDRLELYQEMDHPLSHYFISSSHNTYLTGRQFGGKSSVEMYRQVLLSGCRCVELDCWDGKGEDQEPIITHGKAMCTDVLFKEVIQAIKETAFVSSEYSVILSFENHCSRHQQYKLARYCEDIFGDLLLKQPLEDFPMVPGQSLPSPNVLKGKILIKNRRLKPEVEKKQLDHFRKHMEAGETNTIMSEDENEEDPGSAELADEAHPERICGSLVINQTNNSEGNMLGARKAGETNVADEQALIQSYTYVAATTNIHPYLSSIINYAQAVKFLGFDEAEEKNIHHNMSSFNESVGLGYLRTNAIEFVNYNKRQMSRIYPKGGRVDSSNYMPQIFWNAGCQMVALNFQTPDLAMQLNQGKFEYNGSCGYLLKPDFMRRPDRTFDPFSETPVDGVIAATCSVEVISGQFLSDKKIGTYVEVDMYGLPTDTIRKEFRTRMVMNNGLNPVYNEEPFVFRKVILPDLAVLRIAVYDDNNKLIGQRILPLDGLQAGYRHISLRNEGNNPLSLPTIFCNIILKTYVPDGFGAIVDALSDPKKFLSICEKRTDQMRAMGIETWEIAEVPNDSPKTTKRGKTNHPKAVSPQKMSERHAASVQNPSVSSRSVSPKPLNMPQVTIDDLKQMKAYIKLVKKQLKDLNALKKKHSEAYTALQRTHCTQVDKMGTQHEKEKRALDKQFERSSKKVSECNWETRGEMERRIKTVTTDHKTKVKNMVAAQTEELAEMTKTHNAENQDLSDQHVLQQCELLRKLMLMTQEQQTQQLTDVHERLVYYGTG